The following proteins are encoded in a genomic region of Coffea eugenioides isolate CCC68of chromosome 6, Ceug_1.0, whole genome shotgun sequence:
- the LOC113773299 gene encoding pentatricopeptide repeat-containing protein At5g57250, mitochondrial — translation MTLSLLSLLKSGFTPTLKDFNNFLFFLSRTQKSKFILYLFSQISSNKIKGNSQTLTIFTKALLKEQKYEEALHFLRTHMGKTKILDQNRIFETLIQGFCRKENDPEKGLYVLRDFLKIGGILPSSFTFCCLIHSFSSQGKMDRVIEVLELMSSGEVNYPFDNFVCSSVIYGFVKIGKPELAVGFYENAVNSGALKANIVTYTALLSAYFRLGRIEEASEMVARMENDGLSFDVVFYSNWIYEYFTEGIIEEAFRKYREMVNAKVKMDVVAYTVLIDGVSKQGNVEKAVGFLSKMIKNGVKPNLITFTAIMFGFCKRGKLKEAFAFFKMVEFFAIEVDEFTYAILIDGVCRKGDFDCAFRLLDEMDNKGIKPSIVTYNTIINGLCKAGRTSEADDISKSIVGDVFTYSTLLHGYVGENDAAGMLQTKKRFEAAGISPDVAMCNILIKALFMIGLFEDALIIYKGMPEMDLTANSVTYCTMIDGYCKAGRIDQALEMFDEFRRTPYSSSTACYDCIIHGLCKNGMVDMAIEVFMELVERNLSVDMMLFMRLVNVTCDTKGAGEASYLVQRMTNIGGDLVEVLCNNAISILYWKGSSDIMFDVFMVTRTNGLVLMSKPYYLILKTFLRDGKKFLTRIILTMFLKQCGMNEPRVGRILLDYMCMNDVNKALKFLRQMNENLSSVTLSASVLETLRKNGRALDAYKLIVGGQDKLPDMDMFRYTSITSGLCKEGHLGEALDLCDFARNKGISLSIATYNAVINGLCRQGCLVEALRLFDSLQDINLIPTETTYAILINSLSKEGLLVDARRLFDSMSCMNIKPNTRVYNSLINGYCKLGQIQEALKLFSDLEVVDLKPDEFTVSAVIYAYCQKGDSEGALWFFSEFKIKGILPDFLGFMYLIRGLVDKGRMEESRTILREMLQAKSVTDLLNTIDTEVDMEHVQNFLVILCERGSIQEAVAILDEIGSMFFPVGKRSISNDASAKREPRDMILANTTKSESFTCTTENYLDHRAPNDEKLENVSETCSCQDEKISGFLDFDSSYELTASLCSKGEIRKANKLVEMISGFL, via the coding sequence ATGACTCTATCACTCCTTTCTCTTCTAAAAAGTGGTTTCACTCCAACACTCAAGGACTTCAACAActtccttttcttcctctcccgaacccaaaaatcaaaattcattctttatttattctccCAAATTAGCTCAAACAAAATCAAAGGAAACTCCCAAACACTGACAATCTTCACTAAAGCTTTACTCAAAGAGCAGAAATATGAAGAAGCTCTACATTTCTTGAGAACCCACATGGGGAAAACCAAGATTCTTGATCAAAATCGAATCTTTGAGACTTTAATTCAAGGTTTCTGCAGAAAGGAGAATGATCCTGAAAAGGGTCTTTACGTATTGCGAGATTTCTTGAAGATTGGTGGTATTTTGCCttcttcttttactttttgttgtTTGATTCATAGTTTTAGTTCTCAGGGGAAGATGGATAGAGTTATTGAAGTGTTAGAGTTGATGAGTAGTGGGGAAGTTAATTATCCTTTTGATAATTTTGTATGTAGTTCTGTAATTTATGGTTTTGTGAAGATTGGGAAGCCTGAACTTGCAGTCGGGTTTTATGAGAATGCTGTAAATTCAGGTGCTTTGAAGGCTAATATTGTTACTTATACAGCTCTTTTGAGTGCTTATTTTAGGCTTGGTAGGATTGAGGAGGCTTCTGAAATGGTAGctagaatggaaaatgatggaTTGTCATTCGATGTTGTATTTTATAGTAATTGGATTTATGAATATTTTACAGAAGGAATAATTGAGGAAGCATTTCGAAAATACAGAGAGATGGTTAATGCGAAAGTGAAAATGGATGTGGTAGCTTATACTGTGCTTATAGATGGGGTTTCGAAGCAAGgaaatgtagaaaaggcagtTGGGTTCTTAAGTAAGATGATAAAGAATGGAGTGAAGCCGAATTTAATTACTTTTACTGCAATCATGTTTGGATTCTGCAAGAGAGGGAAATTGAAGGAGGCATTTGCTTTCTTCAAGATGGTTGAGTTTTTTGCCATAGAGGTGGATGAATTTACCTATGCAATATTAATTGATGGGGTTTGCAGGAAGGGCGATTTTGATTGTGCTTTCAGGCTTCTTGATGAGATGGACAACAAGGGTATAAAGCCTAGTATTGTCACATACAACACTATTATTAATGGATTGTGCAAAGCTGGAAGGACTTCTGAAGCAGATGATATCTCAAAGAGCATAGTTGGAGATGTTTTCACATATAGTACTCTATTACATGGTTATGTAGGAGAAAACGATGCCGCAGGCATGTTACAAACTAAAAAGAGATTTGAAGCAGCTGGAATATCTCCTGATGTTGCTATGTGCAACATACTTATCAAAGCCTTATTTATGATTGGCCTATTTGAGGATGCCCTTATCATTTACAAAGGAATGCCAGAAATGGACTTGACTGCAAATTCTGTTACTTATTGCACTATGATCGATGGCTACTGTAAAGCAGGAAGGATTGATCAGGCACTTGAGATGTTTGATGAATTTAGAAGGACGCCATATTCTTCGTCAACTGCATGTTATGATTGTATTATTCATGGGCTCTGCAAGAATGGTATGGTTGATATGGCAATTGAGGTGTTCATGGAGCTGGTTGAAAGAAACTTGTCAGTAGATATGATGCTGTTTATGAGGTTGGTGAATGTGACCTGTGATACTAAAGGTGCAGGAGAAGCTTCCTATTTGGTTCAAAGAATGACAAATATTGGTGGTGATTTAGTTGAAGTTTTATGTAACAATGCCATTAGTATCCTGTATTGGAAGGGTTCTTCTGACATAATGTTTGATGTCTTCATGGTGACGAGGACAAATGGACTCGTGCTGATGAGCAAGCCCTACTACCTAATCTTGAAAACTTTTTTAAGAGATGGCAAAAAATTTTTAACTCGAATCATATTGACTATGTTTCTTAAACAATGTGGCATGAATGAACCTAGGGTAGGCAGAATACTATTAGATTACATGTGCATGAATGATGTCAACAAGGCTCTTAAGTTTCTAAGACAGATGAATGAGAACTTGTCAAGTGTCACTCTTTCTGCAAGTGTTCTTGAGACGCTGAGGAAAAATGGTAGGGCTTTGGATGCATACAAGCTGATTGTGGGAGGACAAGACAAATTACCTGATATGGATATGTTTAGGTACACTAGCATAACTAGTGGACTCTGCAAAGAGGGACATCTTGGTGAGGCCTTAGATCTCTGTGATTTTGCAAGGAATAAGGGAATTTCTCTCAGCATTGCAACTTATAATGCAGTTATTAATGGACTGTGTCGTCAAGGGTGTCTTGTTGAAGCTCTAAGGTTATTTGATTCGTTGCAGGACATTAATTTGATTCCTACAGAAACCACATATGCTATACTCATAAACTCGCTCTCGAAAGAAGGACTCTTAGTGGATGCTAGAAGGCTATTTGATAGCATGTCATGTATGAACATTAAGCCCAATACTCGTGTTTATAACTCTCTGATCAATGGTTATTGCAAGTTAGGTCAAATACAGGAAGCTCTAAAACTGTTTTCTGATCTGGAAGTAGTAGACCTTAAGCCGGATGAGTTTACTGTCAGTGCAGTTATTTATGCATATTGCCAAAAGGGTGACAGTGAAGGAGCACTGTGGTTCTTTTCGGAGTTCAAGATAAAGGGGATATTACCAGATTTCCTAGGTTTCATGTATTTAATAAGAGGCCTTGTTGATAAAGGAAGGATGGAAGAATCTCGAACCATTTTAAGGGAGATGCTTCAAGCAAAATCAGTGACTGATCTTCTGAATACAATTGACACGGAAGTTGACATGGAGCATGTGCAAAATTTTCTTGTTATTTTGTGTGAAAGAGGAAGTATACAGGAGGCTGTTGCCATCCTTGATGAAATTGGATCCATGTTTTTTCCTGTTGGAAAGAGATCTATTTCTAATGATGCATCTGCAAAACGTGAGCCACGTGATATGATATTGGCTAATACAACAAAATCTGAATCATTCACCTGCACTACTGAGAATTATTTGGACCATAGAGCACCCAATGATGAGAAACTGGAAAACGTTTCTGAGACTTGCAGTTGTCAGGATGAGAAAATATCTGGATTCCTGGACTTTGATTCTTCCTATGAGCTTACTGCTTCACTGTGCTCAAAAGGGGAGATCAGAAAAGCAAATAAATTGGTGGAAATGATCTCTGGTTTCTTGTAG